TTTGCGGACAGCAGCCCACACCGGACTTTCCATGGAGAGGGCCAACTGGCGGGCCAGTTCGACCATGCCGTCATAGCCGGCATAGCCGAATTCACGCTCCTGATTGATATCGAGGAAGGGAATCCGCGCCTTGAGCGCCGTGTAGAGATTTCGGCCGCCGGCGATCAGGATATCGGCCCGGTACTCGTGATACGTCGACAGCAGCGCTTTCGGGCTGCCATCGTCGATCATCTTGGTGTCCTCGCCCATCAGTTCGCGGATGCGCGCCTTGTCTTCCTCGGTTGATTTTTTGGTGCCGGTGGCCACCACCTTCATGCCCAGATCCTGCAAGGCTGAAACAATCGACCACGATTTGACGCCGCCGGTATAGAGCAGGACACGCTTGTCCTTGAGGCGGGCACGCCAGGGTTCAAGCGCGGCATGGGCCTTGGCTTCTTCACGGGCGATGACTGCCTCGGTCCGCGCCGTCAGGTCGGGGTCGCCGATCAGCCGGGCGAAATCGCGCAGGGCGTTGGAGACATCCTGGACACCGTAGAAACTCCCCTCGAAGAAGGGCTGGCCGTAGGTATCCTGCATCTTGCGCGCCACGTTGAGCAAGGCCTTGGCACACACCACCATATTCACCCTGGCCCGGTGCATGGTCTGCACCTCATGGAAGCGTGAGTCGCCGGACAGGGTGCAGAGTATGCGCAGACCAAGCTCGTCGAAGAGCGGTGCGACATGCCAGAACTCACCGGCGATGTTGTATTCGCCGATCAGGTTCACATCGTAAGTCGGCAGTCCATCGGCGCGCTGTTTGGCCGGTTCCGGCTCGGCCGTGCCGATGACGTATTTGAACATCGCCTCGCCGGCCAGCCGGTTACCGAGATTCTTGGTCCCGTAAAAACCGGCCGCATCGACCGGCACCGTCGGTACGCCCCAGCGTTCGGTCGCCGCCTTGCAGACGGCCCCAACATCATCGCCAATCAGCGCGGTGACGCAGGTGTTGTAGATAAAGACGGCTTTGGGCGCATAGCTGTCGATGGCCTGCTTGATGGCATGAAACAGCCGCTTCTCGCCCCGCCCCATAACCACATCGGTTTCCGACAGGTCGGTCGTCATGCCGATCTTGTACAGCGTCACGCCGGAAGAACGCGTCCCCCGGTTGTCCCAGGACGACCCGGCACAGGCAATCGGCCCGTGCACAATGTGGGCAACATCGGCTATCGGCAGCAAGGCAATCTGCGCGCCGTCAAAGGAACATCCACCAGCCGTCGCCCCCGGTTTGGGTTTGGCGCAACCGGACTTTTCCTTCGTATTATGGCTACAGGCGGGCTCATCGAGCAGGGCCTGGATTTCGCTGGCTTTCATGCTGTTCTCCACAGGTCTTAACCCTAACCAGCAAGATGGATGCCACCCCTAACCAACTGTTTTAACGCCATTATTTTATTTTTTACTTTGTCACAAAGGCGACAATCCCGACACCCGCATCGCTTTCAATCGTCTTCATTCATGTCCCGACGCGGCACGGTTTCCGGGTCGGCGATGATGCCGCGATAAATCTCGATGCGGTCGCCCGGCTTGAGACCGGCATCGAGCTTGACCAGGCGGCCGTAAACGCCGACCTTCTGGGCGCTCAGGTCGATGTGCGGGAACTGCTTGAGGATGCCGGAGCGCTCAATGGCCTGGTGGACCGATGACTCGTCGGGCACTTCGATATTGAGCCAGATCTGCTGACCCGGCTCGGAATAGGCAACACCGATCTGCATGGCGTCTTATCTCCTTCAGTTGCTCGTCGGCAAAGGTTTACCCTTGCGGTCACGGCCATAAATACGCGGTTTGAAATAGGTGTCGATGATCGGCGTCATCGAGTTCATGAGCAGCACCGCGAAGGCCACGCCTTCGGGATAGCCGGCCCAGGTCCGGATGATGTAGGTGAAGACGCCGCAGCCGAAGCCGAAGATCAACTGGCCGCGCGGCGCATTGGGCGAAGTCACATAGTCGGTGGCGATGAAGAAGGAACCGAGCAACGCACCGCCAGATAGCAGATGCGTGCCCATATCGAGATAACGCGCCGGATCGACGGCGTGCAGGATGGCGGCCGGAATGGCGATGCCGGCCAGCATGGCGAGCGGGATATGCCAGGTGATCAGGCGCAGGCCAATCATCGCCACACCACCGGCAGCGATCAGCCAGGCTGCGGTTTCACCAAGGCTGCCGGGGCGGTAGCCGAGCGCCGAGACGGCGGGCGCATGCAGGCCAGACTCGAGCAGGTCGATGCCCCGCGACAGTTCGGTCTTGGCATAACCGAGCATGGTCGCACTGGTCACCGCGTCGAAGGCCGGCGGCACGCCGCGCAGCACGA
The DNA window shown above is from Dechloromonas sp. HYN0024 and carries:
- the nifE gene encoding nitrogenase iron-molybdenum cofactor biosynthesis protein NifE; the encoded protein is MKASEIQALLDEPACSHNTKEKSGCAKPKPGATAGGCSFDGAQIALLPIADVAHIVHGPIACAGSSWDNRGTRSSGVTLYKIGMTTDLSETDVVMGRGEKRLFHAIKQAIDSYAPKAVFIYNTCVTALIGDDVGAVCKAATERWGVPTVPVDAAGFYGTKNLGNRLAGEAMFKYVIGTAEPEPAKQRADGLPTYDVNLIGEYNIAGEFWHVAPLFDELGLRILCTLSGDSRFHEVQTMHRARVNMVVCAKALLNVARKMQDTYGQPFFEGSFYGVQDVSNALRDFARLIGDPDLTARTEAVIAREEAKAHAALEPWRARLKDKRVLLYTGGVKSWSIVSALQDLGMKVVATGTKKSTEEDKARIRELMGEDTKMIDDGSPKALLSTYHEYRADILIAGGRNLYTALKARIPFLDINQEREFGYAGYDGMVELARQLALSMESPVWAAVRKPAPWAKQSGPGTVLAA
- a CDS encoding RnfH family protein, which encodes MQIGVAYSEPGQQIWLNIEVPDESSVHQAIERSGILKQFPHIDLSAQKVGVYGRLVKLDAGLKPGDRIEIYRGIIADPETVPRRDMNEDD
- a CDS encoding RnfABCDGE type electron transport complex subunit D, which translates into the protein MSQTFVTPVAAPHTTTTNSPARIMELVMLALAPATLYGFWLYGWPSVYVWLFTVGAAMLGEAFSLRLQNRPARPVLMDGSAVLTGWLLAVSLPPWAPWWIAVFAGLFATMLGKQAFGGLGQNLFNPAMVARVAVLISFPVQMTAWVTPLPMFTLGAPGPLEGLLIVLRGVPPAFDAVTSATMLGYAKTELSRGIDLLESGLHAPAVSALGYRPGSLGETAAWLIAAGGVAMIGLRLITWHIPLAMLAGIAIPAAILHAVDPARYLDMGTHLLSGGALLGSFFIATDYVTSPNAPRGQLIFGFGCGVFTYIIRTWAGYPEGVAFAVLLMNSMTPIIDTYFKPRIYGRDRKGKPLPTSN